Proteins from a genomic interval of Rosa chinensis cultivar Old Blush chromosome 2, RchiOBHm-V2, whole genome shotgun sequence:
- the LOC112190719 gene encoding polygalacturonase codes for MANHKWQTIFLFIFINSAMAKAVTYSVTTLGAKPDGKTDSTKAFLSAWAKACASVKPAVIYVPAGRFLLRNALFSGPCKNSLITFRIAGTLVAPSDYRVIGNAGNWLLFRQVNGVTISGGILDGQGTGLWACKNSGKSCPTGSTTLSFSNSNNIVVSGLVSLNSQKFHIVINGCNNVKMQGVKVSASGNSPNTDGIHVQMSSGVTILNSKISTGDDCVSIGPGTSNLWIENVACGPGHGISIGSLGKDLQEAGVQNVTVKTVTFTNTQNGVRIKSWGRASTGFARNILFQHAIMINVQNPILIDQQYCPDKKGCPGQVSGVKISDVTYQDIHGTSATEVAVKFDCSSKYPCSRIRLENVKLIYKNNRGALASCSNAGGTSAGTVQPTSCL; via the exons ATGGCAAACCACAAATGGCAAACCATATtcctatttattttcatcaactCCGCCATGGCCAAGGCAGTCACTTACAGCGTGACCACCTTAGGAGCCAAACCAGATGGCAAGACCGACTCAACTAAGGCCTTCCTTTCTGCATGGGCTAAAGCTTGTGCCTCGGTGAAACCCGCTGTGATTTACGTGCCGGCAGGGAGGTTCTTGCTCCGCAATGCCCTGTTCAGCGGACCATGCAAGAACAGCCTCATCACCTTCCGCATTGCTGGCACCCTCGTTGCTCCGTCCGATTACCGGGTCATTGGAAATGCCGGTAACTGGCTCCTCTTTCGGCAAGTCAACGGTGTTACCATTTCCGGTGGAATTCTTGACGGTCAAGGCACTGGTTTGTGGGCGTGCAAGAACTCCGGCAAGAGTTGCCCCACCGGATCCACG ACATTGAGTTTTTCCAACTCCAACAATATTGTGGTAAGTGGATTGGTATCTCTAAACAGCCAAAAGTTTCACATAGTCATCAACGGTTGCAACAATGTTAAAATGCAAGGGGTTAAAGTATCAGCCTCCGGCAACAGCCCTAACACCGACGGTATCCATGTTCAAATGTCGTCGGGTGTTACCATTCTCAACTCAAAGATCTCTACCGGTGATGATTGTGTATCAATTGGTCCTGGCACTTCTAACTTGTGGATTGAAAATGTTGCATGCGGACCGGGTCACGGAATTAG CATTGGGAGTCTAGGCAAAGACCTACAGGAAGCTGGTGTGCAAAATGTAACGGTCAAAACAGTGACATTTACCAATACTCAAAATGGTGTGAGGATCAAGTCCTGGGGGAGGGCTAGCACTGGATTTGCCAGGAACATTCTTTTCCAACATGCTATCATGATTAACGTTCAAAATCCAATACTCATCGATCAACAATATTGTCCCGACAAGAAAGGCTGCCCTGGCCAG GTTTCTGGAGTTAAAATCAGTGATGTGACATATCAAGACATTCATGGTACATCGGCAACAGAAGTTGCAGTGAAATTTGATTGTAGTTCAAAGTACCCATGTAGCAGAATCAGATTAGAGAATGTGAAGCTCATTTACAAGAATAACCGAGGAGCTCTAGCTTCATGTAGCAATGCTGGTGGAACATCTGCGGGTACGGTGCAGCCTACAAGTTGTCTATAG
- the LOC121051718 gene encoding uncharacterized protein LOC121051718 produces MVTRNNSQRPHFYASDEGDNRGKYKKNTWSGRGNINYGDYNHGNNNWFGNNRTFNEKCQICSKNGHTAVNCFYRNDIPHDHPSLTVVVCQICGLKGHVAFNCYHRSNYAFQRAKSPSTLTAMIACNTNGARSSGASASASGFSSFVPSVGTDSSCSSSATLHTMMPFLPISSALSNSLDTHIGVSPAVADGREQNVTNNDHTDALLKLLCEPQYLSNCAWHGNFEFAIANVPANYLSSYNTSVSCKSGKIDNVYAPGRNHLFVPGPVNIPEPVLRAMNRKNEDYGSPAVLAMTKVLLEDVKKIFKTTTVTPFMISTTGIGAWESALTNTLSPGDRIVSFLIGQFSLLWIDQRQRVNFNVDVVESELGQGANLDILASKSVDDTAHTIKAVCIVHNEMTTGVTNNLATVRKILDHYKHPAFFLVDGMSSICALDFRTDEWGVDVALTGSHKALSLPTGIGIVCASPKALSRPFGTSSTPNPRYVLDNGIGNDILAGTFYAQDQAYNQHSMLTRAQNKIVKKLTFQDFCAYDGSAYFNGFTCQEKYAQDLIHRTGMDASRAGTQSFFMLLESECNGMICSFIMFLLLSILQLLSILQMVLRRGYTSSVVSTHCSNLSLVKPN; encoded by the coding sequence ATGGTAACAAGAAACAACTCTCAGAGACCTCATTTCTATGCTTCTGATGAAGGAGATAATAGAGGGAAATACAAGAAGAACACATGGTCTGGAAGAGGAAACATAAACTATGGTGATTATAATCATGGCAACAACAATTGGTTTGGAAACAATAGAACCTTCAATGAAAAATGTCAAATATGCAGCAAGAACGGACATACAGCTGTGAACTGCTTTTACAGGAATGATATCCCACATGATCATCCAAGCTTGACTGTTGTGGTTTGCCAAATCTGTGGTCTGAAAGGACATGTTGCCTTTAACTGCTATCACAGGTCAAACTATGCCTTTCAAAGAGCCAAATCACCTTCTACTCTTACTGCAATGATTGCATGTAATACCAATGGTGCTCGTTCTTCTGGTGCTTCTGCTTCTGCAAGTGGTTTTTCATCTTTTGTACCATCTGTTGGTACTGATTCTTCCTGTTCTTCTTCTGCTACTTTACACACCATGATGCCTTTTCTTCCAATCAGTTCTGCTTTGAGTAACTCTCTTGACACCCACATTGGAGTCTCGCCTGCTGTGGCTGATGGGAGAGAACAGAATGTGACAAATAATGATCACACTGATGCACTATTGAAGTTGCTTTGTGAACCTCAATACCTTAGTAATTGTGCCTGGCATGGAAACTTTGAATTTGCCATTGCTAATGTTCCTGCAAATTATCTGTCTTCATACAACACCAGTGTAAGTTGCAAGAGTGGAAAAATAGACAATGTTTACGCACCAGGAAGGAACCATCTCTTTGTTCCAGGGCCAGTCAATATCCCGGAACCCGTCCTACGGGCAATGAACAGAAAGAATGAGGACTATGGTTCTCCAGCTGTTCTAGCGATGACAAAAGTCCTGCTCGAGGATGTCAAGAAGATTTTCAAGACTACTACCGTAACTCCATTTATGATCTCTACCACAGGTATTGGTGCATGGGAGAGTGCACTTACAAATACATTGTCCCCTGGAGATCGGATTGTATCTTTCCTGATTGGCCAATTCAGTTTGCTGTGGATTGATCAACGGCAGCGCGTTAATTTCAATGTCGATGTTGTGGAAAGTGAATTGGGCCAAGGTGCCAACCTTGACATTCTGGCATCAAAAAGTGTCGATGACACTGCACACACTATAAAGGCAGTATGCATTGTTCACAATGAAATGACAACTGGAGTTACCAATAACTTGGCTACAGTGAGAAAAATACTTGACCACTACAAGCATCCggctttctttcttgttgatGGAATGTCTTCCATATGTGCTCTGGATTTCCGTACAGATGAATGGGGAGTAGATGTAGCCTTAACTGGCTCCCATAAAGCTCTTTCCCTTCCCACTGGCATAGGGATTGTGTGTGCAAGCCCCAAAGCTCTTTCCCGCCCATTTGGTACTTCTTCAACTCCTAATCCTAGATATGTGTTGGATAATGGTATTGGTAATGATATTCTTGCTGGAACTTTTTATGCTCAAGATCAAGCATATAATCAACATTCCATGCTTACCAGAGCCCAAAATAAAATTGTCAAGAAGCTGACATTTCAAGATTTTTGTGCTTATGATGGGTCTGCGTACTTCAATGGCTTTACTTGTCAAGAAAAATATGCACAGGATTTAATTCATAGAACTGGTATGGATGCATCAAGAGCTGGTACGCAAAGCTTTTTCATGTTGTTAGAGAGTGAGTGTAATGGTATGATCTGTTCCTTCATTATGTTCCTTCTTCTGAGCATACTCCAGCTTTTGAGTATACTGCAGATGGTCTTACGGCGGGGTTACACTAGCTCAGTTGTCAGTACACATTGCTCCAATCTCAGTTTGGTTAAACCCAACTGA